A segment of the bacterium BMS3Abin11 genome:
GATTTGAAGAATATCCTCGCGCAGCAGTCCCTGATTGTGACCAACGCAAAAAAACACAGGCAGAATCCAGCTTTCATAGATGATGTCATTCATACTATCCAGAACTCAGTCGTTCGCATGACACGGCTCATGGAGCAGATGAGAAGTGGAGAGCGTGGTGTCTCACCTTCCGATATTGAACTTTCCGGACTGCTATCAAGAGTCATTACACAAAGGTCAGGACAACAGCCTGTGCCCATACTCGAATCGACTGACTCAGACCCTGTTGTACATGCGGACAGGCAGCAATTAACTACCGTTTTCGGACATATTATACAAAATGCCCAGGAAGCGACTAATGATAATGGCCGGGTTATTGTGAGATTAGCAACGAATAGTAATCAGGCAATTATAGAAATTGAAGACACAGGATCTGGAATGAATACAGACTTTATACGGAATAATCTATTTAAACCTTTTAATTCAACAAAAGGGCTGACCGGAATGGGCATCGGCCTGTTTGAGAGTCGAGAATTTATTCGTTCACTGGGAGGTGAAATCATCGTAAAAAGCACACCAGGTGTTGGTACCCAATTCAGCATAAAGCTACCGTGTATAATACCCTCATTTGATCAGTCAGAATACGCCGCAATAGAGGATTAAGTAGTGAATGATATAAATAAATCTCTCTTGATCGTTGAAGATGATGAAGGGCTGCAAAGCCAGCTACGCTGGTGCTTTGATGCATACAATGTCGTGATCAGCAGTGATCGAGAAGACGCTATTGCACAGTTGAGGCGTACTGCACCGGGGGTAGTGTTACTGGATCTTGGATTGCCGCCGGATCCAGGGGGTGTTAGTGAGGGACTGGCAACCCTGAAAGAAGTATTATCTCTAGCGCCAGAGACCAAGATTATTGTTGTGACCGGTGACAATGATCGGGCAAACGCTATAAAAGCGATTGGGCTCGGCGCATACGATTTCTATCAGAAACCTGTCGACCCCGATATTCTCACATTGATCGTTACACGGGCGTACAGTGTGCACGAACTGGAACTTGAGAACCGCAGATTGCAGCAAAGTCAACTACAAACGCCACTAGGTGGAATCATTGCCTCGAGCCCACAAATGCTCAAGGTTTGCCGCACTATTGAAAAAGTAGCGCCTACAAATATAACCACCTTACTGCTTGGCGCAAGCGGCACTGGTAAGGAACTATTCGCACAGGCATTACACCAGCTCAGCACAAGATCAGAACAAAAGATAGTCGCCATCAACTGCGCCGCAATTCCTGAAAACCTTCTGGAAAGTGAATTATTCGGTTATGAAAAAGGTGCCTTCACAGGCGCCACCAAACAAACGCAGGGAAAGATAGAGTTTGCAAATGGCGGAACGCTATTCCTGGATGAAATCGGCGACCTGCCTATGGAGCTTCAGGCCAAGCTGCTGCGTTTTCTGCAGGAACGCGTCATTGAGCGTGTGGGCGGCCATAAGGAAATTCCTATTGATGTGCGAATTATCTGTGCAACCCATCAGGATTTGATCGGGCGCATCAGCGAAGGACGATTTCGTGAAGATCTTTACTACCGAATTAGCGAAATCACCATACCAATACCGCCACTTAAGGCGCGCGAAGGTGATGCACTCGTACTTGCCAAGGCTTTTCTGAATCGATTCAATAAAGAGCATGGAAGGTCGATCCGGGGATTTGGTGCTGATGCCGTTCTGGCGATCGAGGCCTATGACTGGCCTGGCAATGTTCGTGAAATTGAAAGCCGGATCAAGCGGGCAATCATAATGGCCGATGGCTCACATATTACGCTTGATGATCTGGAATTAAAGCCACCAGAAAAGGAACCTTTACCGTTTAATCTTAAGCAGATTCGGGAAGACGCGGAAAGTAAAGCTATTCAACGTGCGCTAACTCACTCGGATGATAATGTTTCTGATTCGGCCAAATTACTCGGCATCACGCGCCCTACCCTTTATACGATGCTGGAAAAATATGATTTAAAGCCTTAAGGGCACCCTTAACTATCTCGAGCCTTTTTTAAACAATACCACCTCTACAGTCTGCATAAGTATATAGAAGTCGAAGAATATGCCGTGGTTTTTTACATAATAGAGATCGTACTTAAGCTTCTCAATTGAATCCTTCTCCGAAGCCCCATAGGGGTAACATAATTGCGCCCACCCTGTGATACCGGGCTTAACCCGATGGCGTTCGGTATATAGTGGATTGATCTTGCATAGATTATCGACAAAAACTGGCCGTTCAGGCCGGGGGCCGACCAGGCTCATTTCACCTACAAATACATTCCAGACCTGTGGAAGCTCGTCCAGGCGGTATTTACGAATAAAGGAGCCAACGCGAGTCACTCTTGGATCGTCCGTTTCAGCCCAACGTGCCTGACCATCTGCCTCAGCAGTAGTTTGCATACTGCGGAATTTGATTACATTAAAAGGAGTACCACCCAGCCCTGTACGCTGTTGAAAATACAGTACGGGCCCTTTCCCACCACTTTCAATCAAAATTGCTATAGCCGTAAATATAATAAATGGAAAGAAAATAAGTAGCAGTAATCCACTGGCGATAATATCAAAGCTGCGTTTTATCATTGAGCGAAAAATATTACGCTTAAACCCGGCTGCATGGATAAGCCACCCAGGTTGAATAAGATCAAGTTGAAGTAACCCCATCTCTCGCTCAAAAAAATCAAGCATGTCAACCACATCAATTCCGCTCATTCGGCAATTCAATAGCTCATCTGTTGGCAGTCCCTGTCTGCGATCATCAAGTGCAATGACAATCTCATCGATGTCATTCTCCAATGCATAGTTACAAAAATTAGTGCCCAGACTAAGGATATTTTCTGGTTTGACATGTACGTGCTGAGTAACCCTGGGTGCTATAAAACCGATTTGGTCAAAACCTCGCACATCTGTTTTATGTCGTAATTCATCAATATAACTAGCTCTTTTCCCGGCCCCAACCACCAGAATTCGACGTGATAGTATTTTCCCATCAATAAATTTATAAAAGATGGCATGTAATCCACCTAAGCAAAATAGAGAAGTGAGAGCAAACACGGCAAGAATGCCTTTATCGAAAGATAACGAAGGAAAGATTAGGAAAAAAAGCGCTAAAGTGACTACCCCAAAAGACAAAGCAACAACCATGCGAGACAGGACGCCGAATAAGCTCTCACGTTGACGCCCAGAGTAAAGTCCCATCGACAGGATAAATATGATAAATACAAGAGAAACACCAACAATCTGGGGTAACTGTTTTAACAGTTCCTGCTCAGAAACACCCGGGTTCAACCACCGATATGTTAGATAATTTGCACCAATAAGAACAGAAAACTCAACAATAGCAAGCAATATAAACTGCGCATGAATGCAATGTCCAAACAGGCGGAATTTACCTCTAAAAAAGTGAGTCCGAGGTAGATGCCTCTTTTTAGACATAACAGGCTCTTTGTCTACTAATGTAGAATCAGGAGATTGTGTTTCGTCTACTAGTACAGAATCAGGAGATTGTGTTTCTACAAAATCATTTTTTTTATTCGCGCGAAGACTCATTATTCTCATGCAATCCTTTTTCCCTTTTTCCCTTTTTCCCTTTTTCCCTTTTTCTAGCACACCAATCCCATTTAGTCGCTACCCTTATGTATAGCCGTAATTATTATTAAATGAAGCTAGCGGATCGAAAAATACGATGAATGGTTTATTATAGCCGATAAGCGGATGAGTATGGCGAATAAAGGCTTGTTGGCTAATTGCTACAGGCAGTGACTGGAAGTTGGGTCATTTACACGGGGGAATCTTTTAGAATCTCAATAGTATCCCCTGTTCTTGGGGGCCGAAGAAATCTAACAACATTGTCTCCATAGTTCAGGCACCCTTTTGCTTTCTTCATCTCTAGCACGCGCCTGACCTCTGCCTCACGAACCTGGGCAGCTTTTGCTAATTGTTCGGGGCCGACTTTTGCAATCCGTATCCTGGGTTTTTTACGGTCAGGGATTGCTGAATGCCAGAGCCGACTGAGCGCAACTTCTACACGACTGGTCTGTGGCGCAAATGCCAGCACCATGGCCAGGTTATCAGTTTCTCGTATCCGCCGGGCAAAATGTCCTAATAGTTGATCCAGTTTTTCTGGATTTTGTCTGATGATATCAAGCATGTGATTGCGCTCGATGACAATTAACTCAGTATTCATCAAGGCTGTGGCCGTCGCATCGCGGTTTTCGCCATCAAAAATTGCCAGTTCGCCGAATAAAGCACCCTTGGAGAGATTGGCTAATATCATCTCATTATTATTCGGATCTGTTCGTGATATGGAGATCCAGCCTGTATCAACCGCGTAGGCATGCCTGGCCGGTTCATATTGAGAAAATAGAACCTCTCCCGGAGAGAGTAGTAATCGCTCAAATTCAGAGCAGAAATTATCTAACCAGAAATGACTAACCCCGGTACTTATAGAACCAAATGTCCACTCGAACACCTTGTTGGTAGGAGCCATTATTGGTACGAGGGTATCACCGACAGATTCGTTCCAGACCGGGTCAGCGATAACTTCAAAGCCAAATCGACTATACAGTGAGAGTGTCTCTTTACTGATGGCAGCAATGGCATGTGTAGCACCCCATCCATACATGACACCAGCAGCCGTTTTCAGCAGGGCAAAACTGACATTTTTCTTATTACGCCAGCCTTTATGGATCGCTAACATACTGCCACTGGCAATTTGTGGATCCTGGCCTCTGCTAGCCTGGTATTCCCGCTTTAAGCGTGATCGTGCATCAGAAAAATCGAAATACTTTTCTGCAGGCAGGCCAATTGATGAGTCTCGGTTGATACGCATCGTTGCAATGGCTTTACTGCCTTCGTAGGCGACAATATTGGCAACGTCGGGCAGCGTATCAAAATGATCAACAATCCGTAGGGAATCTGCTTTATCCGAAGAAAAATTTCCTCGTTCCTGAACAAAAACCTCATGACGAAGCCTGAAAACATCATCGAGTTCTTTTGCTGTCTTTGCAACTTTTAACCTGATGGGCATGAGCTGGTCTCCAAATACCATGAAAAAAAAACAGGAGCGATCGCCTGCAATCTAAATTATAATATAAAGCACTCAACAGATTCTTAAGGAAACATTAAAATGGCCCGTATTCAGGCTCTTTGATATTCAGGTAATAATGCCAGTAAAGCTACTACGCATATTCATTCCCCTGGCGTACATGCTGGGCATCTTTGCATTGTCTTCTATCCCCGATACGGGCAGGATAGAATCTCAAATCGATAAAATCTTTCACTGGGTATCGCCTGAATTACAAAACCTTCTGCATATTCCTTTATTTGGAGGCCTTGCTGGTTGCTGGTATTGGGCATTGAAGCCCTGGGTCAAAGGTGTCAGTAGTAAAATTATAACAGCTTTTACCTTTACAACCATTTATTCGTTTGTTGACGAATATCATCAATTGAGCGTCCCCGGGCGTTTTGGCTCATTTACTGACCTGGGGCTGGATGCAGTCGGCTCAATTCTGGTACTTGCAGCAATCATTATACATAATAGAGCATAATCCCTGTACAATTCTATTCAACAATAAAAGACCAACTAAAGTACCTGTGAGCAGTATCATTAATCTGATCCATAAAAACCGGGCCGATGGCTTTATAAGATATCTTGCTCTGATTTTGCTGTTTACGCTTTCATTTCTTTCTGGTCAGTCGCTTGCCGAGACTGATGGCACTGCCCTTGCAAAAAAGCTCTATGACCGGCCGGATGGCAGGGATGCATCACTGCGCGCAATCATGATTCTTTCCAAAAAAGGCAATAAACCACGATATCGAACACTGTATACCTATCGTCTCGACAAAAAAAACGGTGAGACCTGGACCCTGATGAGATTTACGGAACCGCCAGACATTAATGGCACCGGGTTGCTGACCCACGATCGTCCAGGGAAAGATAGCAGCCAGTGGATCTACCTGCCAGCACTTGACCGCACACGACGCATCTCCACGTCACGCAAAGGAGGTCGCTTTGTCGGCTCGGATATCTACTATGAAGACCTGCGCAAGCGTGATGTGGAAAAAGATCAACATCACATCATCGGCAAGGGAAAGATAGGTAAGTTAACGGTAACAAAACTGGAAAGCATACCGCTGGATCCGGACGATTCGGTCTACAGTAAGCGTATCAGCTGGGTACACATAAGAACCATGACCCCGCTTCAGGTTGACTACTATAAAGCAGGCAGCGAAGCACCGGTCAAGCGCATGAAAGTGAATAAAATACAGAAGCTGCAGGGCTACTGGACGGTGATTGACAGCACGGTGTATGACCTTGAGAGAGAACGCCAGACCCGTCTGGTCACCCGGGCCATCAAGTATGATCAGCAACTCCCGGCAAGCCTGTTCAGCCGCCAGTCGCTGTCCGATACTCGGTTGGAGAAAGCCTACCGACCATAATCTGATCGATAACGTTCAGCAGGCCGTATTTCTCTTTCGGACAAAAATTGCTATAACATGGAAGTACGCTGCCTTCTATCCTAAAATAAGAGTAAAGAATAGCTTTGTTTAACAACAATATGGTGAGTACTGAAATGCCCTCGATACAATCTGACCACAGACAAGCACTTTTCCTGGCAAAACGGGAAATGTCATTCAGCCGGAGGAGACGGGCTGTACCCATTTTGATGATCGCTTTACTCCTTACAGGCCAGTTGCTGTCAGCTAATACAGCAGCTGCGGCCTATGCTATTCAGGTAGGCGCATTTTCTAATCCTGATAACGCGGTGCGTTTTACTGACCGTATAAGCAGTGCCGGGTTTACCGTTTCCACATTCCCTTCACACCGGGTTACGGACAGGCTCACACACGTTGTAGTGGGGCCTTTTCCGGATCGTGCCACAGCCCTTACTGCCCGCAAGCAGCTGGCCGCAAGCAACTGGCATGGCTACTTACGCTCCTGGCCTGCAACTTCTGGCAGCACCAGGGCGGGACTCGGTGAACCACCCGGCATAGTACAGCCCCGTTTGCAGGATCACACCGGAGATACGGGCATAGTCGGTAAAGATCAGCTGATAGCTGAAGCACCCGTCGTAGATACAGCTGCGGATAACGACGTCCTGATCATTGAAGATACACCTGCAGGAGGCGGGCAGGACATCCTGATCATAGAAGAAGAGGGGGGGCCCGGTCCGATAATTCTTGATCAGCCGGCAATTGAAATCATAGAGCAACCCGCGGCAGATATCAGTACGGGCAAGCAGGTAGCTGATATACCTTCAACTGATTCAGCACCCCAAACAGAAAGATTTCGCCACAGACAAGGTGATTTCTCCATCGGGCTGGACAATGCGTGGCTCGAATATGGCAACTTCTATCGTCCCCAGTCATCGGCTGACTCCAGCAGCTATGGCCACCTGGCACTGTCAGCCGACTGGAATCCCGAGCCGGCCTGGGAATTGCTACTCGGCGCACGTGTTGACTGGTATGGACAAACCGGGGATGCTGATTTTAATGAGGTCAAACTGGATTACACAGACAGTTTTGTCCGCTATCGCGGAGAGAACTATCGCCTGACTGCCGGCACACAAAAGGTCATCTGGGGACGTATTGACGAACTGCCGCCAACAGACCGTATCAGCAGGGCTGACATTTCCCGGGGCATACTGGACTCTCTTTCAGATCGCC
Coding sequences within it:
- the wecA_2 gene encoding UDP-N-acetylgalactosamine-undecaprenyl-phosphate N-acetylgalactosaminephosphotransferase; the protein is MRIMSLRANKKNDFVETQSPDSVLVDETQSPDSTLVDKEPVMSKKRHLPRTHFFRGKFRLFGHCIHAQFILLAIVEFSVLIGANYLTYRWLNPGVSEQELLKQLPQIVGVSLVFIIFILSMGLYSGRQRESLFGVLSRMVVALSFGVVTLALFFLIFPSLSFDKGILAVFALTSLFCLGGLHAIFYKFIDGKILSRRILVVGAGKRASYIDELRHKTDVRGFDQIGFIAPRVTQHVHVKPENILSLGTNFCNYALENDIDEIVIALDDRRQGLPTDELLNCRMSGIDVVDMLDFFEREMGLLQLDLIQPGWLIHAAGFKRNIFRSMIKRSFDIIASGLLLLIFFPFIIFTAIAILIESGGKGPVLYFQQRTGLGGTPFNVIKFRSMQTTAEADGQARWAETDDPRVTRVGSFIRKYRLDELPQVWNVFVGEMSLVGPRPERPVFVDNLCKINPLYTERHRVKPGITGWAQLCYPYGASEKDSIEKLKYDLYYVKNHGIFFDFYILMQTVEVVLFKKGSR
- the zraR_2 gene encoding transcriptional regulatory protein ZraR, whose product is MNDINKSLLIVEDDEGLQSQLRWCFDAYNVVISSDREDAIAQLRRTAPGVVLLDLGLPPDPGGVSEGLATLKEVLSLAPETKIIVVTGDNDRANAIKAIGLGAYDFYQKPVDPDILTLIVTRAYSVHELELENRRLQQSQLQTPLGGIIASSPQMLKVCRTIEKVAPTNITTLLLGASGTGKELFAQALHQLSTRSEQKIVAINCAAIPENLLESELFGYEKGAFTGATKQTQGKIEFANGGTLFLDEIGDLPMELQAKLLRFLQERVIERVGGHKEIPIDVRIICATHQDLIGRISEGRFREDLYYRISEITIPIPPLKAREGDALVLAKAFLNRFNKEHGRSIRGFGADAVLAIEAYDWPGNVREIESRIKRAIIMADGSHITLDDLELKPPEKEPLPFNLKQIREDAESKAIQRALTHSDDNVSDSAKLLGITRPTLYTMLEKYDLKP
- the crp_6 gene encoding cAMP-activated global transcriptional regulator CRP; translation: MPIRLKVAKTAKELDDVFRLRHEVFVQERGNFSSDKADSLRIVDHFDTLPDVANIVAYEGSKAIATMRINRDSSIGLPAEKYFDFSDARSRLKREYQASRGQDPQIASGSMLAIHKGWRNKKNVSFALLKTAAGVMYGWGATHAIAAISKETLSLYSRFGFEVIADPVWNESVGDTLVPIMAPTNKVFEWTFGSISTGVSHFWLDNFCSEFERLLLSPGEVLFSQYEPARHAYAVDTGWISISRTDPNNNEMILANLSKGALFGELAIFDGENRDATATALMNTELIVIERNHMLDIIRQNPEKLDQLLGHFARRIRETDNLAMVLAFAPQTSRVEVALSRLWHSAIPDRKKPRIRIAKVGPEQLAKAAQVREAEVRRVLEMKKAKGCLNYGDNVVRFLRPPRTGDTIEILKDSPV
- a CDS encoding vanZ like family protein → MPVKLLRIFIPLAYMLGIFALSSIPDTGRIESQIDKIFHWVSPELQNLLHIPLFGGLAGCWYWALKPWVKGVSSKIITAFTFTTIYSFVDEYHQLSVPGRFGSFTDLGLDAVGSILVLAAIIIHNRA